A DNA window from Candidatus Eremiobacteraceae bacterium contains the following coding sequences:
- a CDS encoding FAD-binding oxidoreductase yields MLASTPFTIALRDVLGERFRVHPDDCARSAVGGVVPKLVLSPRTLDEAARAVKIIAGEHASVVIRGAGTKSNRPPRRAEIDAVIDTSELRGVLEHKPGDLTATVAAGTPLQDLQFALRRYGQFFPSDAPFAASASLGGTLAANANGALRQRYGALRDNVLGVRLALSDGLVAFSGAKVVKSVAGYDTHKAFIGSRGTLGLIGEVTIKVAPLPATQRLLVASFADCASACAAATAIAGSPLFVMAMTLHDAGAAARVPALRASGAPPWTLAVRCGGSRVATVAQFDGAAALCKETGSDALRDIPAELVEPLWADIAELSAGAAYDPQSYVMAKFVAPPAQTHALVGAVRTAWPEAQISAHPYAGVLLAHIPAASASPQPGALWHACADNQWTVEFLSAPYARAQEFIAPLPAGLPMKVQRRLKAALDPAGTFDAGGFIGGI; encoded by the coding sequence TGCATCCGGACGATTGCGCGCGCAGCGCGGTCGGCGGCGTCGTGCCCAAACTCGTGCTTTCCCCGCGCACGTTGGACGAAGCGGCGCGCGCGGTGAAGATCATCGCCGGCGAGCACGCCTCGGTCGTGATCCGCGGCGCAGGTACCAAGTCGAATCGACCGCCGCGGCGCGCCGAGATCGATGCCGTGATCGACACCTCGGAATTGCGCGGCGTGCTCGAGCACAAGCCCGGCGACCTGACCGCGACCGTCGCCGCTGGAACGCCGCTGCAGGATCTGCAGTTCGCGCTGCGCCGCTACGGCCAGTTCTTCCCGAGCGACGCGCCCTTTGCCGCAAGCGCGAGCCTCGGAGGCACGCTGGCCGCCAACGCGAACGGCGCGCTCCGGCAGCGCTACGGCGCGCTGCGCGACAACGTGCTGGGCGTGCGGCTCGCGCTTTCGGACGGACTCGTCGCGTTCAGCGGCGCGAAAGTCGTCAAGAGCGTCGCGGGCTATGACACGCACAAAGCGTTCATCGGATCGCGCGGTACGCTGGGGCTCATCGGCGAGGTGACCATCAAGGTCGCGCCGCTGCCCGCCACCCAGCGCCTGCTGGTCGCGTCGTTTGCCGATTGCGCATCGGCGTGCGCGGCGGCGACCGCCATCGCCGGATCGCCGCTCTTCGTGATGGCGATGACGCTGCACGATGCAGGCGCCGCGGCACGCGTGCCCGCCTTGCGAGCCTCGGGCGCGCCGCCGTGGACGCTGGCCGTGCGCTGCGGCGGGTCGCGCGTCGCGACGGTCGCACAGTTCGACGGCGCCGCGGCGCTCTGCAAAGAAACGGGCAGCGACGCGCTGCGCGACATCCCGGCGGAGCTCGTCGAGCCGTTGTGGGCGGACATCGCCGAGCTGAGCGCAGGCGCGGCGTATGATCCCCAGTCCTACGTGATGGCTAAGTTCGTCGCGCCGCCCGCGCAGACGCACGCGCTGGTTGGCGCGGTGCGGACCGCGTGGCCCGAGGCGCAGATCAGCGCACACCCGTATGCGGGCGTGCTGCTGGCCCACATACCGGCTGCGTCGGCGTCTCCCCAGCCGGGTGCGTTGTGGCACGCGTGCGCCGACAATCAATGGACCGTCGAGTTTCTCTCGGCGCCGTACGCACGGGCGCAGGAGTTCATCGCGCCCTTGCCCGCCGGACTACCGATGAAGGTGCAACGGCGCCTCAAAGCGGCGCTCGACCCGGCAGGCACCTTCGACGCGGGCGGGTTCATCGGTGGCATCTGA
- a CDS encoding (Fe-S)-binding protein: MASEPLIRPIGYAGPERPADDDLSKCTRCGLCEQACPTYRELREEPDSPRGRVFLMKQVADGVADIDEDLAEHLYLCLGCRACETACPSGVPYGRLLEYARFQIEQRGELTPERRGWRRFRRLAFEQLLPNEGLFKLAMAPAQLLQRIPWLATFAAAIAPGRTRKLLDMIPRNGAATHGALPEIIPAEGERRARIGLFTGCVMGSLFGHVHESLARVLRHNGCDVVVARGQWCCGALNVHAGEREHAKAMAKRNIDVFERAQVDVIVLDSAGCGAIMKEYGELLRDDPQYAERGAAFALKVKDASELLFDLGVRTDFGTLRKRITYQDACHLAHGQGVRSQPRSLLAQIPGVDYVELANADRCCGAAGVYSLTQPEMSAKILEEKLDAIEDANADYLVTGNPGCHMQIQAGMLERGMRTKVKHLAEVLDEAYALKTP; encoded by the coding sequence GTGGCATCTGAGCCGCTGATCAGGCCGATCGGCTACGCCGGTCCCGAGCGCCCCGCCGACGACGACCTGAGCAAGTGCACGCGCTGCGGGCTGTGCGAACAGGCCTGTCCGACCTACCGCGAGCTGCGCGAGGAACCAGACTCCCCGCGGGGCCGTGTCTTCCTTATGAAGCAGGTGGCCGACGGCGTCGCCGACATCGACGAGGACCTCGCCGAGCACCTCTACCTGTGCCTGGGCTGCCGCGCGTGCGAGACCGCGTGCCCATCAGGCGTGCCCTACGGGCGCCTGCTCGAATACGCGCGCTTCCAGATCGAGCAGCGCGGCGAGCTGACGCCGGAGCGGCGCGGCTGGCGCCGCTTCCGCCGCCTCGCGTTCGAGCAGCTGCTGCCGAATGAGGGCCTCTTCAAACTCGCCATGGCGCCGGCACAGCTCTTGCAGCGCATCCCGTGGCTGGCGACGTTCGCGGCCGCCATCGCGCCCGGGCGCACGCGCAAGCTGCTCGACATGATCCCTCGCAACGGCGCCGCCACCCATGGAGCGCTGCCCGAGATCATCCCGGCCGAAGGCGAGCGGCGAGCGCGCATCGGCTTGTTCACCGGCTGCGTCATGGGGTCGTTGTTCGGACACGTGCACGAATCGCTGGCGCGCGTCCTGCGGCACAACGGCTGCGACGTCGTCGTGGCGCGCGGCCAGTGGTGTTGCGGCGCGCTCAACGTGCACGCCGGCGAGCGCGAACACGCCAAAGCGATGGCCAAGCGCAACATCGACGTATTCGAGCGCGCTCAGGTAGATGTCATCGTGCTCGATTCGGCGGGCTGCGGCGCGATCATGAAAGAGTATGGCGAACTGCTGCGCGATGATCCGCAGTATGCGGAGCGCGGCGCGGCATTTGCGCTCAAGGTCAAGGACGCGAGCGAGCTGCTCTTCGATCTGGGCGTGCGCACGGATTTCGGCACGCTGCGCAAGCGCATCACGTATCAAGATGCGTGTCATCTCGCGCACGGACAGGGCGTGCGCAGCCAGCCACGCTCTCTGCTCGCGCAGATCCCCGGGGTCGACTACGTCGAGCTTGCCAACGCCGATCGCTGCTGCGGCGCGGCCGGCGTCTACAGCCTGACGCAGCCCGAGATGTCGGCGAAGATCCTTGAAGAGAAGCTCGACGCGATCGAGGACGCCAACGCGGATTACCTGGTGACGGGCAACCCGGGCTGCCATATGCAGATCCAGGCCGGCATGCTCGAGCGCGGCATGCGCACCAAGGTCAAACATCTGGCGGAGGTGCTCGACGAAGCCTACGCCCTCAAGACCCCGTAG
- a CDS encoding carboxypeptidase-like regulatory domain-containing protein — protein MFRSIGLIVIVLALATGCNVIKATPTTTTKPGTLQGVVTGPSGPVAGAQISVTPTDNSYHTGGTDQTGFYQITGIPAGSIVYTVSAPGYQTVNGSAMIAPDTTTIQNVSLSLS, from the coding sequence GTGTTCCGCTCTATTGGACTTATCGTCATTGTATTGGCCCTGGCCACAGGCTGTAACGTCATTAAGGCGACTCCGACCACCACCACCAAACCCGGGACACTTCAAGGGGTCGTGACCGGGCCCAGCGGGCCGGTCGCCGGCGCGCAGATCTCGGTGACGCCGACCGACAACTCGTACCACACCGGCGGGACCGACCAGACCGGCTTCTATCAGATCACCGGTATCCCAGCGGGGTCCATCGTCTACACCGTTTCTGCGCCCGGGTATCAGACCGTCAACGGCAGCGCCATGATCGCCCCGGACACGACGACCATTCAGAACGTCAGCCTGAGCCTCAGCTGA
- a CDS encoding diguanylate cyclase, which produces MRYQRNLDDRNSLPVIERGFIAQAMRAGRALQFGRPANAPQTLASRGNMLTNIGSVIIAPIRNDGRNLGYIATRNPRDGVFGEKELEFVAAAADVGALVVRNKNAAEEARARSQELRLMLETARALASERDLRRLFHRLHRLLGGVLDASTFWVALGSWEQGLMTIPYCVDHYRVLDVVDPMPLQGSLCGQVFREGVPLLMRTPEDWKPYPVIMHGDASSEDVVSALVVPMSIGARTIGVISVQSSRPHAYTERDRDLVVAVAEQAAIAVENSQAVVQADQRARELKMLSEVSRALAAQLSLNTLYQTVCEEVRRVIEAPGFFVALRTEDGNALHMEYFIEGNNVMEVGDTPMKSSIAERVMASNRTLVFQTLEEIDNQPHGVIGTDNVSNVRSLAMAPLRLGNKCIGVMSAQAYRENAYDDSSVRLLTAIAEQLAVAVQNAQLYDQAESRADRDPLTGVFHHRYLKTRLEEELRRSRTNGQAVAVVMMDLDNFKNVNDTYGHLVGDDALKMVTGVLMGAVRSTDVVGRYGGDEFMVVLPETTREQTESIINRVTAELEERDLRLADGSAIPVKCSIGYALFPLDADSPADLIAKADAALYQSKRMGRPATRLQRVGTTQLRLEGDFGPVSELLAALLARDRSTRSHLEHVNRVAREFGNVLALEKADMDSLLRASVLHDVGKIALPAPLLAKPGRLAPEEYELVKRHVTIGAMLIENIPGFADAAKAVKYHHERFDGKGYPEGLKGEHIPLLARIVSLIDAYSAMVIDRPYHKRIEYEQAVRELRARAGTQFDPKLVEKFVSLVESGGGR; this is translated from the coding sequence ATCCGCTATCAACGCAATCTCGACGACCGCAATTCGCTGCCGGTGATCGAGCGCGGCTTCATCGCGCAAGCGATGCGCGCGGGCCGCGCGCTGCAGTTCGGCCGTCCGGCCAATGCGCCGCAGACGCTGGCAAGCCGCGGCAACATGCTGACCAATATCGGCTCGGTCATCATCGCGCCGATCCGCAATGACGGGCGCAACCTCGGCTACATCGCGACGCGCAATCCGCGCGACGGCGTCTTCGGCGAGAAAGAGCTCGAATTCGTAGCGGCGGCAGCCGACGTCGGCGCGCTCGTCGTGCGCAACAAGAACGCCGCCGAAGAAGCGCGCGCGCGCAGCCAAGAGCTGCGTCTCATGCTCGAGACGGCGCGGGCCTTGGCGTCGGAACGCGATCTGCGCCGTCTGTTCCACCGCTTGCACCGGTTGCTGGGCGGCGTGCTCGATGCGTCTACGTTCTGGGTCGCGCTTGGTTCGTGGGAACAGGGCCTGATGACGATCCCCTATTGCGTCGACCACTACCGCGTGCTCGACGTCGTCGATCCGATGCCGCTGCAGGGTTCGCTGTGCGGCCAGGTGTTCCGCGAAGGCGTGCCGTTGCTCATGCGGACCCCCGAGGATTGGAAGCCGTATCCGGTCATCATGCACGGCGACGCGAGCAGCGAGGACGTCGTCTCAGCGCTCGTCGTGCCGATGAGCATCGGCGCGCGCACGATCGGCGTGATCTCCGTGCAGAGCTCGCGCCCGCACGCCTACACCGAACGCGATCGCGACCTGGTGGTCGCCGTCGCCGAACAGGCGGCCATCGCGGTCGAGAACTCCCAGGCGGTCGTGCAGGCCGACCAGCGCGCGCGCGAACTGAAGATGCTCTCTGAAGTCTCGCGGGCGCTTGCCGCGCAGCTCAGCTTGAACACCCTGTACCAGACCGTATGCGAAGAGGTCCGGCGCGTCATCGAGGCGCCCGGCTTCTTCGTCGCGCTGCGCACTGAGGACGGCAACGCCCTGCACATGGAATATTTCATCGAGGGCAACAACGTCATGGAGGTCGGCGATACGCCGATGAAGAGCTCGATCGCCGAGCGCGTCATGGCGTCCAATCGCACTTTGGTGTTCCAGACCCTCGAAGAGATCGATAACCAGCCGCACGGCGTCATCGGTACCGATAACGTCAGCAACGTTCGCTCGCTGGCCATGGCCCCGCTGCGCCTCGGCAACAAGTGCATCGGCGTGATGTCCGCCCAGGCCTATCGCGAGAACGCGTACGACGACTCGAGCGTGCGCCTGCTCACCGCTATCGCCGAACAGCTCGCGGTGGCCGTCCAAAACGCGCAGCTGTACGACCAGGCCGAGTCGCGCGCCGACCGCGATCCGCTCACCGGCGTGTTCCATCACCGCTATCTGAAGACGCGGCTCGAGGAAGAGCTGCGCCGATCGCGCACCAACGGCCAGGCGGTCGCGGTCGTGATGATGGACCTCGACAACTTCAAGAATGTCAACGACACCTACGGCCACCTCGTGGGCGACGACGCGCTCAAGATGGTCACCGGCGTGCTCATGGGAGCGGTACGCTCCACCGACGTCGTCGGCCGCTACGGCGGCGACGAATTCATGGTCGTGCTGCCCGAGACCACGCGCGAGCAGACCGAAAGCATCATCAACCGCGTCACGGCCGAGCTCGAAGAGCGCGACCTGCGGCTCGCGGACGGTTCCGCCATCCCGGTGAAGTGCTCGATCGGCTATGCGCTCTTCCCGCTCGACGCCGACTCGCCCGCGGACCTCATCGCCAAAGCCGACGCGGCGCTGTACCAGAGCAAGCGCATGGGCCGGCCTGCGACGCGCCTGCAGCGCGTCGGTACCACCCAGCTGCGCTTGGAAGGCGATTTCGGACCGGTCTCCGAGCTGCTCGCGGCTCTGCTCGCGCGCGATCGCTCGACGCGCAGCCATCTCGAGCATGTCAACCGCGTGGCGCGCGAGTTCGGCAACGTTCTGGCGCTTGAAAAGGCTGATATGGACTCGCTGCTGCGTGCATCGGTGCTCCATGACGTCGGCAAGATCGCGTTGCCTGCGCCGCTGCTGGCCAAGCCGGGCCGCCTCGCGCCCGAAGAATACGAGTTGGTCAAGCGCCACGTCACCATCGGCGCGATGCTCATCGAGAACATCCCCGGCTTCGCCGACGCCGCCAAGGCGGTCAAGTATCACCACGAGCGCTTCGACGGCAAGGGTTATCCAGAGGGCCTCAAGGGCGAGCACATCCCGCTGCTGGCGCGCATCGTCTCGCTGATCGACGCCTACTCGGCGATGGTCATCGACCGGCCGTACCACAAGCGCATCGAGTACGAGCAGGCCGTGCGCGAGCTGCGCGCGCGGGCCGGCACGCAATTCGACCCCAAACTGGTCGAGAAGTTCGTCTCGCTCGTCGAATCGGGTGGAGGCCGCTAG
- a CDS encoding MarC family protein → MEIHFAITAFATALTIIDPVGMVPLSLSVTASAPPDARRKMIDRAVIVAAAVIYFMALVGRYVLTYLNITLPAFSIAGGILLLLISIDMLFARPSGARAKPEEEREAIERENAAVFPLAIPMIAGPGTIATVLLLVSLSRGDPARTTIVYAAYALALLLTWLCMRGATLVLKWIGRTGVGVLTRLLGIILSALAIQFIINGLSQTPLFRH, encoded by the coding sequence GTGGAGATCCATTTCGCCATCACCGCGTTTGCCACTGCGCTGACCATCATCGATCCGGTCGGCATGGTGCCGTTGTCGCTGTCGGTCACCGCCTCGGCGCCGCCGGACGCGCGCCGCAAGATGATCGACCGCGCCGTCATCGTGGCCGCGGCGGTCATCTATTTCATGGCGCTGGTGGGGCGCTACGTGCTCACCTATCTGAACATCACGCTGCCGGCCTTCTCCATCGCGGGCGGCATCTTGCTGCTGCTGATCTCGATCGACATGTTGTTCGCGCGCCCGTCAGGCGCGCGCGCCAAGCCCGAAGAGGAGCGCGAGGCGATCGAGCGCGAGAATGCGGCCGTGTTCCCGCTGGCCATCCCGATGATCGCGGGCCCGGGTACGATCGCGACCGTCTTGCTGCTGGTGAGCTTGAGCCGCGGCGACCCGGCGCGCACGACGATCGTCTACGCAGCCTATGCTCTCGCGCTCTTGCTGACCTGGCTGTGCATGCGCGGGGCGACGCTGGTGCTCAAGTGGATCGGCCGGACCGGCGTCGGCGTGCTCACGCGGCTGCTCGGCATCATCCTCTCGGCGCTGGCGATCCAGTTCATCATCAACGGGCTCTCGCAGACGCCGCTCTTCCGCCACTAG
- a CDS encoding cation:proton antiporter, translated as MHLLFNSSILSNTWLVAAAWMTLAFAGAFISIRLKISAALVEIVLGILAGNLIALTTNSWIDFVAGFGSIMLTYLAGAEINPDVLRRQWRPAVLIGTVSFALPFLGALAYALFVGHWSADAAKVAGVAMSTTSVAVVYAVMLESGLAGKEFGQLILAACFITDLGTVLALALLFANYDAWLALFIGVSVVAVLLVPKYLPAAFVKMGDRVSEPGTRLLFAIILTLAGLATLAKSEGVLPAYVLGFASAGFLLSHIEFARRLRTTTMSLLTPFYFIKAGTLVSLVQVLAAFKTVLALFAVKVVAKILGVWPVARGFRYSATDATYLTLMMATGLTFGTISALYGLSHHYIDQLQYSALVTVVIATAIVPTLIAQIHFPPTQEVLEAESGGLEEIEV; from the coding sequence GTGCATCTGCTTTTCAATTCGTCCATCCTCAGCAATACCTGGCTCGTCGCCGCCGCGTGGATGACGCTCGCTTTCGCCGGCGCGTTCATCTCCATACGCCTGAAGATCTCTGCCGCGCTCGTCGAGATTGTGCTCGGGATTCTCGCCGGCAATCTCATCGCGCTGACAACCAACAGCTGGATCGACTTCGTTGCGGGCTTCGGCAGCATCATGCTCACCTATCTCGCCGGCGCCGAGATCAATCCCGACGTGCTTCGCCGCCAGTGGCGGCCCGCCGTCCTCATCGGCACCGTGTCGTTCGCTCTGCCGTTTCTAGGCGCGTTAGCTTATGCGCTGTTCGTCGGCCACTGGTCTGCGGACGCGGCCAAAGTCGCCGGCGTCGCCATGTCCACGACCTCGGTGGCCGTGGTCTACGCCGTGATGCTCGAATCAGGCCTGGCCGGTAAGGAATTCGGCCAGCTCATCCTGGCCGCGTGTTTCATCACCGACTTAGGGACGGTGCTCGCCCTGGCGCTGCTGTTCGCCAACTATGACGCCTGGCTGGCGCTGTTCATCGGTGTGTCCGTCGTGGCCGTGCTGCTCGTACCCAAGTACCTCCCAGCGGCTTTCGTGAAAATGGGCGACCGCGTCAGCGAACCCGGTACGCGGCTGCTGTTCGCCATCATCCTGACGCTTGCCGGTCTGGCGACGCTTGCCAAGAGCGAAGGCGTGTTGCCCGCCTACGTGTTGGGCTTCGCCTCGGCCGGCTTCTTGCTGTCGCACATCGAGTTCGCCCGCCGCTTGCGTACTACGACAATGAGTCTGTTGACGCCGTTCTACTTCATCAAAGCCGGTACACTTGTGTCGCTCGTCCAGGTACTTGCAGCGTTCAAGACGGTGCTAGCCCTATTCGCCGTGAAAGTCGTGGCGAAGATCCTCGGCGTCTGGCCCGTGGCGCGCGGCTTCCGTTACTCCGCCACCGACGCCACGTATTTGACGCTCATGATGGCGACCGGGCTGACCTTCGGCACGATCTCAGCGCTCTACGGCCTGAGCCACCACTACATCGATCAGCTGCAATACAGCGCCCTGGTCACGGTCGTCATCGCCACGGCGATCGTCCCTACGCTGATCGCGCAGATCCACTTCCCGCCGACCCAAGAGGTACTGGAGGCCGAGTCGGGCGGCCTCGAGGAGATCGAGGTCTAG
- a CDS encoding CoA-transferase — MKPAYTPAELMVVAASREIKDGEVVFVGMRLPLIAFALAKRLHAPDAVGFFENGIVRDTPSAELLYTMGDPPNIEGAQMCCRMTTVMGLMQKGEVDLGFLGGAEVDRYGNINTSYIGDPYAPEVKLPGSGGAADIASLARRFVVIIEHNDRRLVERVSYVTSPGNGDGAHWRADEGLPRGGPSAIITTMGVLRFGFESGEAYLDTVHPGVKAEDVKANTGWPLMVTPVLKTTPEPTEEELRIIREIDPKRFWTA; from the coding sequence ATGAAACCTGCGTATACGCCGGCCGAGCTCATGGTCGTCGCCGCGTCGCGTGAGATCAAGGATGGCGAGGTGGTCTTCGTCGGCATGCGCCTGCCGCTCATCGCGTTTGCGCTGGCCAAACGCCTGCATGCTCCGGACGCGGTCGGCTTCTTCGAGAATGGCATCGTGCGCGACACGCCGTCGGCCGAACTGCTCTATACGATGGGCGATCCGCCGAACATCGAGGGCGCGCAGATGTGCTGTCGCATGACGACCGTCATGGGGCTCATGCAGAAAGGCGAAGTGGATCTGGGCTTTCTGGGCGGCGCGGAAGTCGATAGGTACGGCAATATCAACACGTCGTACATCGGCGATCCATACGCTCCCGAGGTAAAGCTGCCTGGCAGCGGCGGTGCCGCCGACATCGCTTCGCTGGCGCGACGTTTCGTCGTGATCATCGAGCACAATGACCGCCGGCTCGTAGAGCGCGTCAGCTACGTCACGTCACCGGGCAACGGGGACGGCGCGCACTGGCGCGCCGACGAAGGGTTGCCGCGCGGCGGACCATCGGCGATCATCACCACGATGGGCGTGCTGCGTTTCGGGTTCGAATCCGGCGAAGCGTACCTCGATACGGTGCATCCCGGCGTCAAAGCCGAGGACGTCAAAGCGAATACCGGCTGGCCGCTCATGGTCACGCCGGTGCTCAAGACGACGCCCGAGCCGACGGAAGAAGAGCTGCGCATCATCCGCGAGATCGACCCGAAGCGCTTCTGGACCGCTTAA
- a CDS encoding CoA-transferase: MREAIAQHVPDGSSVALGLALEALIPFSAGHEIIRQKRRDLTVIGPISDILFDQLIGAGCVRTVVAAWAGNVSAGLGYNYRRAAEDGVPHKITIEDHSNFTIALSLLAGALGVPFIPARTLLGSDILKTNATLRPAQSPLDGEPVLLVPAIVPDVAVLQVQRADETGGNHCWGNLGVSEEAGLAAAKVIVVAEEIVPVGVIKSDPNRVLVPPHRVTAVVHEPGGAHPSPVQGYYGRDTDFYHEYHAQTKTAEGFEQWRQRWIAGIGSRAVYLKLLGAERWRALAVKHENLAAPANFSAT; this comes from the coding sequence ATGCGCGAGGCCATCGCGCAGCACGTGCCCGACGGCTCCTCGGTCGCCCTCGGGTTGGCGCTTGAGGCGCTTATCCCGTTCTCGGCGGGCCACGAGATCATCCGCCAGAAGAGGCGCGACCTCACCGTCATCGGCCCGATCTCCGACATCCTCTTCGACCAGCTCATCGGTGCCGGCTGCGTGCGCACCGTCGTCGCGGCGTGGGCGGGCAACGTCAGCGCCGGCCTGGGCTACAATTACCGGCGCGCGGCCGAAGACGGCGTGCCGCACAAGATCACGATCGAAGATCACTCCAACTTCACGATCGCGCTCAGTTTGCTCGCCGGGGCGCTCGGCGTGCCGTTCATCCCCGCGCGCACGCTGCTGGGTTCGGACATCCTCAAAACCAACGCGACGTTGCGCCCCGCACAGTCGCCGCTCGATGGCGAGCCCGTGCTGCTCGTGCCCGCGATCGTGCCAGACGTGGCTGTGCTGCAGGTCCAGCGGGCCGACGAGACCGGCGGCAATCACTGCTGGGGCAATCTCGGCGTGAGCGAAGAGGCGGGGCTTGCGGCTGCCAAGGTCATCGTCGTCGCCGAAGAGATCGTGCCGGTCGGCGTTATCAAGAGCGACCCCAACCGCGTACTCGTCCCACCGCACCGCGTGACCGCGGTCGTGCACGAGCCGGGCGGCGCGCATCCGTCACCCGTCCAAGGCTATTACGGCCGCGATACCGATTTCTATCACGAATACCACGCGCAGACCAAGACCGCCGAAGGGTTCGAGCAATGGCGCCAGCGCTGGATCGCCGGCATCGGATCGCGTGCCGTTTACTTGAAGCTGCTTGGAGCCGAGCGCTGGCGCGCGCTTGCCGTCAAACACGAGAATTTGGCCGCGCCGGCCAACTTCAGCGCGACATGA
- a CDS encoding enoyl-CoA hydratase/isomerase family protein has translation MATKIESETKANGKTLVTYRKEGDHIAVITFDDPPANTYTHEMMRQLDDAILQARFDNAVQVIVLTGAGEKFFCAGANIGMLQKVDPTFKYYFCLHANETLTRLEQTPKLVIAALNGHTVGGGLEIALACDMRLARKNAGKIGLPEVALGVLPGTGGTQRLTRVVGRTKALELMVTGRTFSFEEAQELGLVTEIYEGDGAAFFKDVITYAKQFTTPNKAAKAVGNIKRSVVSGGEVPFSEALSIERELQQLLFQSSDAKEGLNAYVEKRMAKFTNS, from the coding sequence GTGGCCACCAAGATCGAGAGCGAGACCAAGGCCAACGGCAAGACGCTGGTCACCTACCGTAAAGAGGGTGACCATATCGCCGTCATCACCTTCGACGACCCGCCCGCGAACACATACACGCACGAGATGATGCGCCAGCTCGACGACGCCATCTTGCAGGCGCGTTTCGACAATGCGGTGCAGGTCATCGTGCTGACCGGCGCCGGTGAGAAGTTCTTCTGCGCCGGCGCGAACATCGGCATGCTGCAGAAAGTCGACCCGACGTTCAAGTACTATTTCTGCCTGCACGCCAACGAGACGCTGACGCGGCTCGAGCAGACCCCCAAGCTCGTCATCGCGGCGCTCAACGGCCACACCGTCGGCGGCGGTCTTGAGATCGCGCTGGCCTGCGACATGCGCCTCGCGCGCAAGAACGCCGGCAAGATCGGGTTGCCCGAAGTGGCGCTGGGCGTGCTGCCGGGCACGGGCGGCACGCAGCGGCTCACGCGCGTGGTCGGCCGCACAAAAGCGCTCGAGCTGATGGTCACCGGCCGCACCTTCTCGTTCGAAGAAGCGCAGGAGCTGGGTCTCGTCACCGAGATCTACGAGGGCGACGGCGCGGCGTTCTTCAAAGACGTCATCACCTACGCCAAGCAGTTCACGACGCCGAACAAAGCGGCCAAGGCGGTCGGCAACATCAAGCGCTCGGTGGTGTCGGGCGGCGAAGTGCCGTTCTCCGAGGCGCTCTCGATCGAACGCGAGCTGCAACAGCTGCTGTTCCAAAGCAGCGACGCCAAGGAAGGCCTCAACGCGTACGTCGAGAAACGCATGGCCAAATTCACCAACTCGTAA